DNA sequence from the Streptomyces tsukubensis genome:
GGCTGCGCGCACGGTACGGCTCCTCTCGTGTCGTTGCCCCCGCGGCCGGGGCGCGGCGGGGGCGGTTCAGTGGTGTTCGACGAGGGTGTCGGTGAGGACGGGCGCGTCGTCCCGCTCGACGGCGCCGACCGCGACCCGTACCCGGCGTTCGTCCTCCGCCCACATGCGGATCCGGAGCGTCTCGCCGGGGAAGACGATCCCGGCGAAGCGTGTGGTGTACGAGGTGATCCGGGCCGGCTCCCCGCCGAGGAGGGTGTCGACGACGGCCTTGAGGGTCATTCCGTAGGTGCACAACCCGTGCAGGATCGGCCGGTCGAAGCCGGCGAGCGCGGCGAACTCCGGATCGGCGTGGAGCGGATTGAGATCGCCGGAGAGCCGGTACAGCAGCGCCTGGTCCTCCCTGATGTGCCGCTCGACGGTCTTGTCGGGTTCGCGGTCGGGGAGTTCGGTACGGACGGAGGGGCCGCGTTCGCCGCCGAAGCCGCCCTCCCCCCGGACGAAGATCTGCGCGTCGTTGGTCCAGAGCGGTCCCTCGGCGTCGGAGGCCTCGGTCCGCAGGACGACGACGGCGGCCTTGCCCTTGTCGTGGACGGCGGCGACCCGGCTCGACGAGACGGCGGTGCCGACGGGCGGGACGGGGCGGTGGAGGCGGACGGTCTGGCCGCCGTGGAGCACGGCGGTGAGGTCGATGTCGAGCCCGGGGCCGGTGAGGCCGCCCGCGATGCCCTTGCCCCGACCGGCGACCGTGGCGAAGGTCGGCAGGACGTGGAGCCGGGACTCCAGGGTGTAGCGGAGTTCGCCGGGGTCGGTCGCGGGGATCCCGGCGCCCAGGCCCAGATGGTAGAGCTGGACGTCCCGGTGGTCCCAGGAGATTTCGGCGGTGCGGGGTTCGGCGGCGAGGGCCCTGACGGGGTCGATGGGCATGAGGCTGCTGCTCCCTTGCTGGACGAGGCTCGGTCCGCCTCCGGGCGCTGTGCTGGAAGACCTCGGCGCGACCGTCCGCACCGTCGGCCGCGCCGAGGTCGTACGGGGCCGGCCCCGAGGTCCGGTCCTCCGGCCCGGTCCGGATCCGCGCCTGCCGCCCGGTCATGGGCTCCCTCCGCCCGGACGGCGCCGCTCTCCGGACCCGGGCCTAGAACACGTTCCAGGTCCGGTTGGAGGTATGTATAACGCAGCCCCCGGAGCAAAGGAAGACTCCTGACGTGTCGTCAGGTCAATATCTGACAGTACGTCAGCCATCGGATCCGGGGGCGGGCGGGCGCCGTGTCACAACAGGCGGGGACATCATCGGACATACCCTTCACACATGGAAGAAATGCCCCAGGATCATCGCCCGGCCGTGTCCGTACGGATCCTGCTCGCCGGGGACGGCGGAGCGACCGGCGGGGCGCTGGCCCTGCTGCTGGGACTCGAACCCGGTTTCGCCGTGGTCGCGCAGGTGGGGCGGGGCTCGGAGGTGGCGGACGCGGCACGGGACCGCCGACCCGATGTCGCCCTGCTGGACGCGGTGCTCCCGGACGGCGACGGTCTCGACGCCACCACCCGGCTGCTCGCCGAAGCGCCCGAATGCCGGGTGCTGCTGCTGACCGGCTCCGGCCGCCCCGGTCTCGCGGACCGGGCGCTGGCCGCCGGGGCGGTGGGCCTGCTGGTCAAGGACGGACCGCACGAGGAACTGGTCCGGGCCGTGCACCGCTGTCTCACCGGGGAGACCGTGATCGACCCGGCCCTGCTGCCTCCCCCGGACCCGGCGCAGCCGACCGGCTGAGCACCCCCGGCGGCGACGGCCGCGGACCTGCCCGCCGACCGGCACGGACAACGACGAGCGCGCACGACGACCGGTGCGGACGACGACCAGCGCGCACGACGACCGGTGCGGACGACGACCAGCGCGCATATCGTCCGGTGCGGACGACGGCCGGTGCGGGGGCGGCTGCCGGGCCGGGGGCGGCCCGCCTCCACGGCACCGTCGCCGCTCTCGTACGGCGCTCTGCGACGGCGGCCCGGCGTCCCGGGACCGGTACGGGCTCGGACCCCGGCCGTTGTGGGAGCTACCGTTCGCCCTCTCCCTTCGGCAGCCAGACCAGCATCAGCAGCGCCGCCGTGAACAGGGCGACCGCCCCGCAGCGGAACGCCAGGGCGTAGCCCGCCGTCAGGGCCTCCGGCGAGGTGCTGCCGCCGGAGCGGGACGCGGCGACCGTCGAGAGGACCGCGAGACCCAGCGCGCCGCCCATGGTGCGCGAGGTGTTGATCAGCCCGGAGGCCAGCCCCGCGTCCTCCGCAGCCACCCCGGCGGTCGCCAGCGCGGAGAGCGGGGTCGCCGCCAGCCCGATCCCGGCCAGCATCAGCACTCCGGGGCCGAGTACGGAGGTCGCATAGCTTCCGTCGGCCGTCATCGCCGACTGCCAGGCGAAACCCGCGGACGCCACCAGGGCGCCGCCGACGGCGACCGTCCGGGTCCCCACCCGGGCCATCAGCGGCGGCGCCAGCTTCGAGCCGACGACGATGCTGATGGAGCTGGGTATCAGGGCGACTCCGGCCTTCAGCGGGCCGTACCCGAGCACGTTCTGCGCGTACATCGTCATAAAGAACCAGGAGGCGAAGGAGGCCGATCCGGTCAGCAGCATGGTCGCGTTCGCCGCGGTCACCGCACGGGAGCGGAAGAGCTTCAGCGGCATCAGCGGAACCGCCGTCCGCGCCTCCACGGCCACGAACACCCCGAGCAGCAGCACTCCGGCGAACAGCGGCAGCAGTGACGCCGGGCTGCCCCAGCCGGCCGCCTCGGTCTCCACGATGCCGTAGGCGACGGCCGCCAGGCCCGCCGTGACCAGGACGGCCCCCGGCAGGTCGAGCCGGCGCCCCGGGCCGCCGCGCCCCTCCGCCAGCCAGAGCACCCCGGCCACCAGGACCAGCGCCCCGACGGGCACGTTGATCAGCAGCACCCAGCGCCAGGACAGCAGGTCCGTGAGGAGCCCGCCGACCAGTCCGCCCGCGGCCCCGCCCGCGGCGCCCACCGCGGCCCAGGTCCCTATCGCCCGGGTACGGGCCGGCCCCGGCGGCACCGCGGCCATGATGATGGTGAGGGTCGCCGGGGCGAGCACGGCGGCCCCCAGGCCCTGGACCGCCCGGGCGGCGAGCAACTGCCAGCCCTCCTGGGCCACCCCGCCCGCCAGGGACGCGACCGTGAACAGCCCGAGCCCCACGAGGAACATCCGCTTGCTGCCGAACAGATCGGCCGCGCGCCCGCCCAGCAGCATGAACCCGGCGAAGGCGATGGTGTAGGCGTTCAGCACCCACTGGAGCCCGGTGGTGGAGAGCCCCAGGTCGGTACGCATCGACGGCAGGGCCACATTGACCACGGACACGTCGAGGACGACCAGGAACTGTCCGGCGCAGACCGTGAGCAGCACCAGCCAGGTGGGGACGGACCGCCGCGGACCGCCCGGGGCCCGGGCTGGACCGCTCGCGGGGCGGCGGGGGCCGCCCGCGCGGGGCTCGGCGGGGAGGGCTGCCGTGACGGCCGCCGGGTCAGGTGCCGGGACGACGGCGTGAACACCGGTGCCGGTGCCGGTCCCTGCGTCTGCGCCGGTGCCGGTTTGGAGAGGTTTGCCGCGATGGGGTTCGGACGGGTGGTGCGGTCGTGAGTGGGGCATTGCGCCATGGTCGCAGCGAAGTCCCGAACGCACATCCGGGTTGTGGACAACCCGGGGCCGGCGGGACGCCCGGGGGAGCCCGGCGGGATCCACAGGAGACGGCTGCGGTCTGTCGGGCCCAGCGGTTCTATCGGGCCCGCAGGAGGGTGACCACCGCGGCCCCGCCGAGTCCGATGTTGTGCGCCAGCCCCACCCGCGCGCCCGCGACCTGCCGTTTCCCCGCCTCGCCCCGGAGCTGCCGGACCAGTTCGGCGGTCTGCGCCAGCCCGGTCGCGCCCAGCGGATGCCCCTTGGAGATCAGCCCGCCCGACGGATTGACCACCCAGCGGCCGCCGTAGGTCGTCGCCCCGTCGGCCACCAGTTTCCCGGAGCCGCCGTCCTCGCACATGCCCAGCGCCTCGTACGTCAGCAGCTCGTTGACGGAGAAGCAGTCGTGCAGTTCGACGACGTCGACATCCTCTATCCCCAGCCCCGACGATTCGTATGCCCGGTACGCCGCGGCCCTGGACATCGGCCGGCCGACGACGTCGATGCACGACCCCGAAGCGAAGGACTCCTCGGTGTCGGTGGCCATCGCCTGGCCCGCGATCTCCACGGCCCGCGCCGCCGTTCCCCCGCCGGATCCCGGCCCGGGCGTCCGCTGCCGCAGGAAGCGTTCGGACACGACGACCACCGCCGCCGCGCCGTCCGAGGTCGGCGAGCACTGGAGTTTGGTCAGGGGCGGGTGGATCGTCCGCGCGGCGAGGATCTCCTCCACCGTGTACACGTCCCGGAACTGGGCCTGCGGATTGTGCGCGGAGTGGCGGTGGTTCTTGGCGGCGACGGCGGCGAGCTGCGCCTCGGTGGTGCCGTACCGCTCCATGTGCTCACGGGCCGCGTTGCCGAAGATCTGGGCGGTCGGCGGGGCGGCCCCGAAGCCGTGGGCGGCGGCCATCACCCCGTAGTGCCGGGCGACGGGCGAGGCGGCGAAATCGGCTCCGGCGTCCGCACCGCCGCCCAGGGGGCCCTTCCGCATCTTCTCGAAGCCCAGGGCGAGTACGCAGTCGGCGGCCCCGCCCTCCACGAGCTGCCGGGCGAGTACGAGTGCGGTCGCCCCGGTGGCACAGTTGTTGTTGACGTTGTAGACGGGGATGCCGGTGAGTCCGAGGGTGTACACGGCGCGCTGACCGGCCGTGGAGGGCTGGAAGCAGTAGCCGACGACCGCCTGTTCCACGTCGGCGTACCCGATTCCGGCATCGGTGAGGGCCTCCGTACCCGCTTCCCGTGCCAGGTCCCAGTACGGCAGATCCCGTGCTCCGGGTTTCTCGAAGGGTGTCGTGCCGACGCCGAGGACAAAGCTCTTCGCACTGGCCGTCATCATGTCCCTGCTCCTTCCGTCCGCGATCGGTCCGTCGATGCATCCGTGGCGGTCAGTCCCGCGGCAGACCGAGGATCCGCTCGGCCACCACGTTGAGCTGCACCTGGGTGGTGCCCCCGGCGATGGTCAGGCACCGGGACATCAGCAGTCCCCGGACGGCCCCCTCCCCCGCGCCCTCGGCCACCGCGCCCGCCGGACCGAGGAGTTCCAGGCCGAGTTCTGCGGTCTTCTGCTGGTGGAGGGTCTGGACGAGCTTCCGTACGGAGGCACCCGGGCCGGGTTCGAGTCCGGACACCTGCCGCAGGGTGGTGCGCAGCGCCAGGCAGTTGAGGGCGTGCGCCTCGGCGGCGAGGGCGCCGATCCGGGCGCGCCGGGCGCCGTCGAGCCCGGGTACGGCCGCGAGCAGCGCTTCGAGACCGCTGTCGAAGGCCATCTGGTCGGCCATGTGGACGCGTTCGTTGCCCAGGGTGTTGCGGGCCACCCGCCAGCCGTCGCCCACCTCCCCCACGACGGCGTCGGCGGGCAGCAGGGTGCCGTCGAACCACACCTCGTTGAAGACGGAGTCCCCGGTGATCTCCCGCAGGGGGCGGATGGTGACGCCCTCGCAGGCGCGGAGGTCGACGACGAAGTAGGTCAGCCCGCGGTGCCGTGGCGCTTCGGGGTCGGTACGGGCCAGCAGGATGCCGTGGTCGGCCTTGTGGGCGGCGCTGGTCCACACCTTCTGGCCGGTGATGCGCCAGCGGCCGTCGGGGGTGCGCTCGGCCCGGGTGGTGAGGGAGGCGAGATCCGATCCGGCGCCCGGTTCGCTGAACAGCTGGCACCAGCGCAGTTCCCCGCGGAGGGTGCCGGGGACGAGACGTTCCTGCTGCTCCGGTGTGCCGTGGGCGAGCAGGGACGGTACGACCCAGGCGCCGATGGACAGTCCACTGAGGGTGACACCGGCGTCGGCCAGCTCCCGCTGGACGGCGAGCTGCTCCACGGGCCCGGCGCCGAGGCCGTAGGGCGGGGGCAGATGGGGGGCGGCGAGCCCGGTGGGGGCGAGGGCGCGGCGGGCGGCGGCGGGGTCGAGACCGCGGGCGGCGGCGATCACCGGCCGTACCCGCAGCCGGTGGGCGGCGGCCTCCGGCGGGAGCTCGGTCCGCAGCTCGCGCCGGGCCCCCGCGGCGGCCAGCCGTGCGGCCCGCAGCAACTGCTCGTCGGCGGGCCCGGTCAGCTGACGGGCGACGACGGCCCGGCGCAGCAGGAGGTGGGCGTCGTGTTCCCAGGTGAACCCGGTGCCGCCGAGGATCTGGATGCAGTCCTTGGCGCAGGTGTACGAGGCGTCGAGCGCGGTGGCGGCGGCGAAGGCGGCGGTCAGGGCGCGAGCGGGGTACGGTTCGGCGCCGGGCGCCTGCCGGGGCGCGGGGTCTGCGGGGCCTGCAAAAGGGTCTCCGGCGCCTGCGGCGATCGCGGCGTCCCAGGTGAGCGCCCTGGCCCGTTCCAGCCGGATCAGCATGTCGGCGCAGAGGTGCTTGACCGCCTGGAAGCGGCCGATGGGGCTGCCGAACTGTTCTCTGACCTTGGCGTGTTCGACGGCGGTCGTCAGGGCCCTGGCCGCCACCCCGCAGGCTTCGGCGGCGAGCAGCACCCCGGCGAGGTCGCGGACGAGCCCGGGGTCGGCGGCGGCCGGGTCGAGGACCCTGGAGGCGGGTACGCGGACGGCCGCTGCGGTGACTTCGGCGGTGGGACGGGTGGGGTCGGCGCTCTCGTGGACCCTGACGGCGAAGGCGTCCGCGTCGGCCGCGGCCCACACCGTGCCGTCGGCGGTCACGGCGGCGATCAGCAGCAGATCGG
Encoded proteins:
- a CDS encoding acyl-CoA dehydrogenase codes for the protein MGIGITHEHQELARSVRGWLTRAVPPGDVRKLLDAPRTDDPPGRPAHWDAAAAQGLLGIHLPERYGGGGGTLLELAVALEETGAALLPGPYPGHALAAEVLRRTAHHDLVAALADGRRVAAAAFGPGGLTAVRDADGGLVVDGTAPPVLGGGHADLLLIAAVTADGTVWAAADADAFAVRVHESADPTRPTAEVTAAAVRVPASRVLDPAAADPGLVRDLAGVLLAAEACGVAARALTTAVEHAKVREQFGSPIGRFQAVKHLCADMLIRLERARALTWDAAIAAGAGDPFAGPADPAPRQAPGAEPYPARALTAAFAAATALDASYTCAKDCIQILGGTGFTWEHDAHLLLRRAVVARQLTGPADEQLLRAARLAAAGARRELRTELPPEAAAHRLRVRPVIAAARGLDPAAARRALAPTGLAAPHLPPPYGLGAGPVEQLAVQRELADAGVTLSGLSIGAWVVPSLLAHGTPEQQERLVPGTLRGELRWCQLFSEPGAGSDLASLTTRAERTPDGRWRITGQKVWTSAAHKADHGILLARTDPEAPRHRGLTYFVVDLRACEGVTIRPLREITGDSVFNEVWFDGTLLPADAVVGEVGDGWRVARNTLGNERVHMADQMAFDSGLEALLAAVPGLDGARRARIGALAAEAHALNCLALRTTLRQVSGLEPGPGASVRKLVQTLHQQKTAELGLELLGPAGAVAEGAGEGAVRGLLMSRCLTIAGGTTQVQLNVVAERILGLPRD
- a CDS encoding MaoC/PaaZ C-terminal domain-containing protein; translation: MPIDPVRALAAEPRTAEISWDHRDVQLYHLGLGAGIPATDPGELRYTLESRLHVLPTFATVAGRGKGIAGGLTGPGLDIDLTAVLHGGQTVRLHRPVPPVGTAVSSSRVAAVHDKGKAAVVVLRTEASDAEGPLWTNDAQIFVRGEGGFGGERGPSVRTELPDREPDKTVERHIREDQALLYRLSGDLNPLHADPEFAALAGFDRPILHGLCTYGMTLKAVVDTLLGGEPARITSYTTRFAGIVFPGETLRIRMWAEDERRVRVAVGAVERDDAPVLTDTLVEHH
- a CDS encoding thiolase C-terminal domain-containing protein, with protein sequence MMTASAKSFVLGVGTTPFEKPGARDLPYWDLAREAGTEALTDAGIGYADVEQAVVGYCFQPSTAGQRAVYTLGLTGIPVYNVNNNCATGATALVLARQLVEGGAADCVLALGFEKMRKGPLGGGADAGADFAASPVARHYGVMAAAHGFGAAPPTAQIFGNAAREHMERYGTTEAQLAAVAAKNHRHSAHNPQAQFRDVYTVEEILAARTIHPPLTKLQCSPTSDGAAAVVVVSERFLRQRTPGPGSGGGTAARAVEIAGQAMATDTEESFASGSCIDVVGRPMSRAAAYRAYESSGLGIEDVDVVELHDCFSVNELLTYEALGMCEDGGSGKLVADGATTYGGRWVVNPSGGLISKGHPLGATGLAQTAELVRQLRGEAGKRQVAGARVGLAHNIGLGGAAVVTLLRAR
- a CDS encoding MFS transporter — its product is MPHSRPHHPSEPHRGKPLQTGTGADAGTGTGTGVHAVVPAPDPAAVTAALPAEPRAGGPRRPASGPARAPGGPRRSVPTWLVLLTVCAGQFLVVLDVSVVNVALPSMRTDLGLSTTGLQWVLNAYTIAFAGFMLLGGRAADLFGSKRMFLVGLGLFTVASLAGGVAQEGWQLLAARAVQGLGAAVLAPATLTIIMAAVPPGPARTRAIGTWAAVGAAGGAAGGLVGGLLTDLLSWRWVLLINVPVGALVLVAGVLWLAEGRGGPGRRLDLPGAVLVTAGLAAVAYGIVETEAAGWGSPASLLPLFAGVLLLGVFVAVEARTAVPLMPLKLFRSRAVTAANATMLLTGSASFASWFFMTMYAQNVLGYGPLKAGVALIPSSISIVVGSKLAPPLMARVGTRTVAVGGALVASAGFAWQSAMTADGSYATSVLGPGVLMLAGIGLAATPLSALATAGVAAEDAGLASGLINTSRTMGGALGLAVLSTVAASRSGGSTSPEALTAGYALAFRCGAVALFTAALLMLVWLPKGEGER
- a CDS encoding response regulator, yielding MEEMPQDHRPAVSVRILLAGDGGATGGALALLLGLEPGFAVVAQVGRGSEVADAARDRRPDVALLDAVLPDGDGLDATTRLLAEAPECRVLLLTGSGRPGLADRALAAGAVGLLVKDGPHEELVRAVHRCLTGETVIDPALLPPPDPAQPTG